The Hymenobacter sp. DG01 genome has a segment encoding these proteins:
- the mutL gene encoding DNA mismatch repair endonuclease MutL → MADIIQLLPEYLANQIAAGEVVQRPASAVKELLENAVDAGATQVQLIVKEAGKQLVQVVDNGQGMSPTDARMSLERHATSKIRTTEDLFRIRTLGFRGEALASIAAVAQVEIRTKQRDQDTGSLLLVEGSQISSQQPVACPDGTSISVKNLFFNVPARRNFLKSNAVEMRHILDEFQHVALANPQISFSLFQNDLEVFNLPAGKLSQRIVSLLGNGYKEQLAQVEEVTPFLTVKGFIGKPESAKKSRGDQFFFVNNRFIRSAYLNHAVLTAYEGLLPKDTHPFYVLFLELDPKAIDINVHPTKTEIKFEDEKTVYAIVRSAIKQSLGLHNMAPSLDFDGNVNFAPIQPLRISGNEKSPFADDFQPDALASAAAQAAGSNSSSREKPSRADAYERQLPPRPTEQAKRELENFYKSLSQISVPDVEHEATAVGVPVPSAANLAVPRPALAPESPTESAAEVPGPAEAGVAIAASFATPAAPAQPATPNTTPELPLRESSTGPGNKVLQLHQQYLLVPVKSGVMLIDQVAARERILFEQYAQSLEREVSASQTLLFPRTITFTPQDFAILREVEEPLRALGFRFTDFGKNTIAVEGIPADVPARDEKELLEGLIEQFRNTAGPIKLDRREQMARVLARRVATTAAGARLSELEMTTLVDKLFACQVPNYTPDGRRTIVLLELGQVQALFNR, encoded by the coding sequence ATGGCCGATATAATTCAGCTTTTACCCGAGTATTTAGCTAACCAGATTGCCGCCGGCGAGGTGGTGCAGCGCCCGGCCTCTGCCGTAAAAGAGCTGCTGGAAAACGCCGTGGACGCCGGCGCTACCCAGGTGCAGCTCATCGTGAAGGAAGCCGGCAAGCAGCTGGTGCAGGTGGTGGACAACGGACAGGGCATGAGCCCCACCGATGCGCGCATGAGCCTGGAGCGCCACGCTACCTCTAAAATCCGCACCACCGAAGACCTGTTCCGCATCCGCACCCTGGGCTTCCGGGGCGAGGCCCTGGCTTCTATTGCCGCCGTGGCGCAGGTAGAAATCCGGACCAAGCAGCGCGACCAGGATACCGGCTCCCTGCTGCTGGTGGAGGGCTCCCAGATCAGCAGCCAGCAGCCCGTGGCCTGCCCCGACGGTACCAGCATCAGCGTCAAGAACCTGTTTTTCAATGTGCCGGCCCGCCGCAACTTCCTCAAGAGCAACGCGGTGGAGATGCGCCACATTCTGGATGAATTTCAGCACGTAGCCCTGGCCAACCCCCAGATCAGCTTCTCTCTGTTTCAGAACGATTTGGAAGTGTTTAACCTGCCGGCTGGCAAGCTTAGTCAGCGCATCGTGAGCCTGCTGGGCAATGGCTACAAGGAGCAGCTGGCGCAGGTGGAAGAGGTTACCCCTTTCCTGACGGTGAAAGGGTTTATCGGTAAGCCGGAGTCGGCGAAGAAAAGCCGGGGCGACCAGTTTTTCTTCGTCAATAACCGCTTTATCCGCTCGGCCTACCTCAACCACGCCGTGCTGACCGCCTATGAGGGCCTGCTGCCCAAAGACACGCACCCCTTCTACGTGCTGTTTCTGGAGCTCGACCCCAAGGCCATCGACATCAATGTGCACCCCACCAAAACCGAAATCAAGTTCGAGGACGAGAAGACGGTGTACGCCATTGTGCGTTCGGCCATCAAGCAGAGCCTGGGCCTGCACAACATGGCCCCGTCACTGGACTTCGATGGCAACGTGAACTTTGCCCCCATTCAGCCGCTGCGCATTTCGGGCAATGAGAAAAGCCCCTTCGCCGACGACTTCCAGCCCGATGCCCTGGCCTCGGCGGCGGCGCAGGCGGCGGGCAGCAACAGCTCTTCCCGCGAAAAGCCCAGCCGCGCCGATGCCTACGAGCGCCAGCTGCCGCCCCGCCCGACCGAGCAGGCCAAGCGCGAGCTGGAAAACTTCTACAAGAGCCTGAGCCAGATCAGCGTGCCCGATGTGGAGCATGAGGCCACCGCCGTAGGCGTACCTGTGCCCTCGGCGGCCAACCTGGCGGTGCCCCGGCCGGCGCTTGCGCCGGAAAGCCCGACTGAATCAGCAGCGGAAGTGCCAGGCCCAGCGGAGGCGGGTGTGGCCATAGCCGCATCTTTTGCTACCCCCGCCGCACCCGCGCAACCCGCCACCCCCAATACTACCCCCGAGCTACCCCTGCGCGAATCGTCCACGGGGCCTGGCAATAAAGTGCTGCAGCTGCACCAGCAGTATCTGCTAGTGCCCGTGAAGTCGGGGGTGATGCTGATTGACCAGGTGGCGGCCCGGGAGCGAATTCTGTTTGAGCAGTACGCTCAGAGCCTGGAGCGGGAAGTCAGTGCCTCCCAGACCCTGCTGTTTCCGCGTACTATCACCTTCACGCCTCAGGACTTCGCCATTCTGCGGGAGGTAGAGGAGCCACTGCGGGCCCTGGGTTTCCGCTTCACTGATTTCGGCAAGAATACTATTGCCGTGGAGGGTATTCCGGCCGACGTGCCGGCCCGCGACGAGAAAGAGCTGCTAGAAGGCCTCATTGAGCAGTTTCGGAATACGGCCGGCCCCATAAAGCTGGACCGCCGTGAGCAGATGGCGCGGGTGCTGGCCCGGCGCGTGGCTACCACGGCTGCCGGGGCCCGCCTCTCGGAGCTGGAAATGACCACCCTCGTGGATAAGCTGTTTGCCTGTCAGGTGCCCAACTACACCCCCGATGGCCGCCGCACCATTGTGCTGCTGGAGCTGGGGCAGGTGCAGGCCCTCTTCAACCGCTGA
- a CDS encoding glycoside hydrolase family 3 N-terminal domain-containing protein produces MLKDFRIGIFLLVLAVTGLLISWSAPREEGGRPMSVAEQNWVDSVFNSLTPDQRLGQLFMVAAYSNKDRKHAQYTEFLIKNYNIGGLMFLQGGPRRQANLTNRYQAAAKVPLLVAMDAEWGLDMRLDSSMHFAKGMTLGAMDDDQYVYQMGREIALKMKTLGVHVSFSPVIDVNSNPSNPVIGNRSFGEDKEQVAKHGISYIRGLQDHGIMAVVKHFPGHGDTDVDSHVALPVINSDMARLTNVDLYPFQKAFDQGVMGVMVGHLYMPLLDTVRSLSATISRNLVTGLLKEKMNYRGLVFTDALNMKSVSTLYKPGELDALALAAGNDVLLFSEDVPMALQKIKETIAAGKIDQADIDQRVRKVLRAKYWAGLNRYRPVDVPNLMQNLNRPLSRMVQQQIYEHATTVVKNEDDLLPFNRLDTLRIAAVTIGSDAPTYKEIMGKYQNGPVYAVPNRYAVDSAFARIAGRLAPYNVVVVSLHNMNNTPTHNYGIGEGALKFLKELQANPRIKTVVVAFGNAYSLKYLESNRNLVCGYEDNYASQLVMPQVLFGALPAKGRLPVTVSENLKAGTGLPTPDFKRLRYGTPEEAGLDSRILSQIDNVALEAVAYAAAPGCQVLVAKDGMVVFDKSYGYCTYDKSQPVNSSTLYDLASVTKVAGTLQAIMYLKDQGKINLDEKVATYLPELKATNKKDMTVREVLMHQAGLKPGIPTWEKTVTKAGPKPTFYASTESPQFSREVTPELYSLSTSDDSVWTWVQRSGLLPKVKGKYPVEYSDLSFIILKRVAEKVLKEPIDGFLQRTFYQPLGLGTMTYNPLSKFPKSCIAPTENDTYYRRTLLQGTVHDQTAAMIGGVGGHAGLFSNANDLAVLMQMNLQNGRYGGQRYFQTPVVTEFARSTEAGNRRGLGWDKGDPSKPEGPTSNLSPASTFGHTGFTGTCVWMDPENKILYIFLSNRVYPDAGNNKLRQYNIRTRIHDVIYKSLQKT; encoded by the coding sequence ATGCTCAAAGACTTTCGGATTGGAATCTTCCTGCTAGTACTGGCCGTCACGGGTCTGCTTATCTCCTGGTCGGCCCCGCGCGAAGAAGGCGGGCGCCCGATGTCGGTGGCGGAGCAGAACTGGGTTGACAGCGTCTTTAACTCGCTTACACCCGACCAGCGCCTGGGGCAGCTGTTTATGGTGGCTGCCTACTCCAACAAGGACCGCAAGCACGCCCAGTACACAGAGTTCCTGATCAAGAACTATAATATTGGCGGCCTGATGTTTCTGCAGGGCGGCCCGCGCCGGCAGGCCAACCTTACCAACCGCTACCAGGCGGCGGCCAAAGTGCCCCTGCTGGTAGCCATGGACGCCGAGTGGGGCCTGGATATGCGCCTGGATTCCAGCATGCACTTTGCCAAGGGCATGACCCTGGGCGCCATGGACGACGACCAGTACGTGTACCAGATGGGCCGCGAAATTGCCCTGAAGATGAAGACCCTGGGCGTGCACGTGAGCTTCTCGCCCGTTATCGACGTCAACTCCAACCCCAGCAATCCGGTTATCGGCAACCGCTCCTTCGGCGAAGACAAGGAGCAGGTTGCCAAGCACGGCATTAGCTACATCCGGGGCCTGCAGGACCACGGCATAATGGCCGTAGTAAAGCACTTCCCCGGCCACGGCGACACCGACGTGGACTCGCACGTAGCTTTGCCCGTCATCAACTCCGACATGGCCCGGCTCACGAACGTGGATTTGTACCCGTTCCAGAAGGCCTTCGACCAGGGCGTAATGGGCGTGATGGTCGGCCACCTCTACATGCCGCTGCTGGACACTGTCCGTTCCCTGTCGGCTACCATCTCCCGCAACCTGGTAACGGGCCTGCTGAAGGAGAAGATGAACTACCGCGGCCTCGTGTTCACGGACGCCCTGAACATGAAGAGCGTCTCGACGCTCTACAAGCCTGGCGAGTTGGATGCGCTGGCCCTGGCCGCCGGCAACGACGTGCTCCTGTTCTCGGAAGATGTGCCCATGGCCCTCCAGAAAATCAAGGAAACCATTGCGGCCGGCAAAATCGACCAGGCCGACATCGACCAGCGGGTGCGCAAGGTGCTGCGGGCCAAATACTGGGCCGGCCTGAACCGCTACCGCCCCGTGGATGTGCCCAACCTGATGCAGAACCTGAACCGGCCCCTAAGCCGCATGGTGCAGCAGCAGATTTATGAGCACGCCACCACGGTAGTCAAAAATGAGGACGACCTCCTACCCTTCAACCGCCTCGATACCCTGCGGATTGCGGCCGTAACCATCGGCTCGGATGCGCCCACCTATAAGGAGATTATGGGCAAGTATCAGAACGGACCGGTGTACGCCGTGCCCAACCGCTACGCCGTCGATTCGGCGTTTGCCCGCATTGCCGGCCGCCTCGCGCCCTACAACGTGGTAGTGGTGAGCCTGCATAATATGAACAATACGCCCACCCACAACTACGGTATTGGGGAAGGGGCGCTGAAGTTTCTGAAGGAGCTGCAGGCCAACCCCCGGATCAAAACGGTGGTGGTGGCTTTCGGCAACGCCTACTCCCTAAAGTATCTGGAAAGCAACCGCAACCTAGTGTGCGGCTACGAGGACAACTACGCCTCGCAGTTGGTGATGCCGCAGGTGCTGTTTGGGGCGCTGCCGGCTAAGGGTCGCCTACCCGTCACGGTTTCCGAAAACCTCAAAGCCGGCACTGGCCTACCTACCCCCGATTTCAAGCGCCTGCGCTACGGCACGCCCGAGGAAGCCGGCCTCGACTCACGCATCCTGTCCCAGATTGATAACGTGGCCCTGGAGGCCGTGGCCTACGCCGCTGCGCCTGGCTGCCAGGTGCTGGTGGCCAAGGATGGTATGGTAGTGTTCGACAAAAGCTACGGCTACTGCACCTACGATAAGTCGCAGCCGGTAAACAGCAGCACGCTCTATGACCTGGCTTCCGTGACGAAGGTAGCGGGCACTCTGCAGGCCATTATGTACCTCAAGGACCAGGGCAAGATCAACCTCGATGAGAAGGTAGCCACCTACCTGCCCGAGCTGAAAGCAACCAACAAAAAGGACATGACGGTGCGTGAGGTGCTCATGCACCAGGCAGGCCTCAAGCCCGGCATCCCGACCTGGGAGAAGACCGTTACCAAAGCCGGCCCCAAGCCTACCTTCTACGCCAGCACCGAGTCGCCGCAGTTTTCGCGGGAGGTAACTCCGGAGCTCTACAGCCTCAGCACCTCCGATGATTCCGTCTGGACCTGGGTGCAGCGCTCCGGCCTGCTACCCAAGGTGAAGGGCAAGTACCCAGTAGAGTACTCCGACCTGAGCTTTATCATTCTGAAGCGGGTAGCCGAGAAAGTGCTGAAAGAGCCCATTGATGGCTTCCTGCAGCGCACGTTCTACCAGCCCTTGGGCCTGGGCACCATGACCTACAACCCGCTCAGCAAATTCCCGAAGTCGTGCATAGCGCCCACAGAAAATGACACCTACTACCGCCGTACCCTGCTGCAAGGCACCGTGCACGACCAGACGGCGGCCATGATCGGGGGGGTAGGCGGCCACGCCGGCTTGTTCTCCAACGCCAACGACCTGGCCGTACTTATGCAAATGAACCTGCAGAACGGCCGCTACGGCGGGCAGCGCTACTTCCAGACGCCGGTGGTCACGGAGTTTGCCCGCAGCACTGAGGCTGGCAACCGCCGCGGCCTGGGCTGGGACAAGGGCGACCCGAGCAAGCCCGAAGGCCCTACCAGCAACCTCTCACCGGCCAGCACCTTTGGCCATACCGGCTTCACGGGTACCTGCGTCTGGATGGACCCCGAAAACAAAATCCTCTACATCTTTCTTTCTAACCGCGTGTACCCCGATGCGGGCAATAACAAGCTGCGTCAGTACAACATCCGGACCCGCATTCACGACGTGATATATAAGTCGTTGCAGAAAACATGA
- the bshA gene encoding N-acetyl-alpha-D-glucosaminyl L-malate synthase BshA encodes MNIGIVCYPTFGGSGVVATELGKALALKGHRVHFITYSQPVRLDFFNENLFYHEVYIPPYPLFQFPPYELALASKMVDIVQNEKLDVLHVHYAIPHASAAYMAKQILLTRGIRIPVVTTLHGTDITLVGKDASYEPVVTFSINQSDGVTAVSADLRRETYEYFAIEKDIEIIPNFINLERFQKLNKGHFRAAIAPEGEKLLVHTSNFRSVKRIDDVVKIFAGVRAHIPAKLLLVGDGPDRPRIEKLCREVGYCNDIRFLGKLEAVEEVLSVADLFLMPSEKESFGLAALEAMACEVPVISSDAGGIPELNEHGVTGMVSHIGDVDDMVKNALYVLQEDNLPRFKTAARAHAETFAVEKIVPLYEACYQRAIDATLVEVVK; translated from the coding sequence ATGAACATCGGCATTGTTTGTTACCCCACTTTCGGCGGCTCGGGCGTCGTAGCCACTGAACTCGGTAAAGCCCTAGCTCTGAAAGGGCACCGCGTGCACTTCATCACCTACAGCCAGCCGGTACGCCTCGATTTCTTTAACGAGAATCTGTTTTATCACGAGGTCTATATTCCGCCCTACCCCCTCTTCCAGTTCCCACCCTACGAGCTGGCTCTGGCCAGCAAGATGGTGGACATCGTGCAGAACGAGAAGCTGGATGTGCTGCACGTGCACTACGCCATTCCGCACGCTTCGGCGGCCTACATGGCCAAACAGATTCTGCTTACCCGGGGCATTCGGATTCCGGTGGTAACTACCTTGCACGGCACCGATATTACCCTGGTGGGTAAGGATGCCAGCTACGAGCCGGTGGTAACGTTCAGCATCAACCAGAGCGACGGGGTTACGGCCGTTTCGGCCGATTTGCGACGCGAAACCTACGAGTACTTCGCCATTGAGAAGGACATTGAGATAATTCCGAACTTCATCAATCTGGAACGCTTCCAGAAGCTGAACAAGGGGCACTTCCGGGCGGCCATTGCGCCGGAGGGCGAAAAGCTGCTGGTGCATACCAGCAATTTCCGCTCCGTGAAGCGCATCGACGACGTGGTCAAGATTTTTGCCGGGGTGCGGGCCCATATTCCGGCCAAGCTCCTGCTGGTAGGCGATGGCCCCGACCGCCCGCGCATTGAAAAGCTCTGCCGCGAGGTTGGCTACTGCAACGATATCCGGTTCCTGGGCAAGCTGGAAGCCGTGGAGGAGGTCCTCAGCGTGGCCGATCTGTTCCTGATGCCTTCCGAAAAGGAAAGCTTTGGCTTGGCGGCCTTGGAAGCTATGGCCTGCGAAGTCCCGGTTATCAGCTCCGACGCCGGCGGTATTCCTGAGCTCAACGAGCACGGCGTGACCGGCATGGTCAGCCACATCGGCGACGTGGATGACATGGTAAAAAACGCCCTCTACGTGCTGCAGGAAGATAACCTGCCCCGGTTCAAGACCGCTGCCCGTGCCCACGCCGAAACCTTCGCGGTGGAGAAGATCGTGCCGCTCTACGAAGCCTGCTATCAACGCGCCATTGATGCTACTCTGGTGGAAGTAGTGAAATAA
- a CDS encoding iron-sulfur cluster assembly accessory protein encodes MATAVSTKLAPISLTPRALEEVRNILIEKNVPAEYGLRVGVQGGGCSGMSYLLGFDKAKEQDETFDLDGVLLIMDKKHAMYVLGMEVDFQDGLNARGFVFNNPQAKSTCGCGSSFSA; translated from the coding sequence ATGGCAACGGCCGTCTCCACGAAACTTGCTCCCATTAGCCTCACTCCCCGCGCACTGGAAGAGGTTCGGAATATTCTGATTGAGAAAAACGTGCCCGCTGAATACGGGCTGCGCGTTGGTGTGCAGGGTGGTGGTTGCTCGGGCATGAGCTACCTGCTCGGCTTCGATAAAGCCAAGGAGCAGGACGAAACCTTCGACCTCGACGGCGTACTGCTCATTATGGATAAGAAACACGCCATGTACGTGCTGGGCATGGAGGTTGACTTCCAGGATGGCCTGAACGCCCGCGGCTTCGTGTTCAACAACCCCCAGGCCAAAAGCACCTGCGGCTGCGGCTCCTCGTTCTCAGCCTAA
- a CDS encoding penicillin acylase family protein, whose product MRSFLALGLLLAATGVQAQAFSPAEIARWQQQAKQVTITRDTWGVPHVQGRTDADAVFGLLYAQCEDDFARVEMNYLDAIGRLAEVEGESAIYHDLRARLFMDSTQAVRLYKKSPGWMKQLLNAFADGTNYYLYTHPKVQPKLLRRFQPWMPLMFSEGSIGGNISVVPLERLKNFYGNRKSTSWQWPDFEKAEREPVGSNGFAVAPAKSASGHALLLINPHTSFYFRPEVQVSSEAGLNAYGAVTWGQFFVYQGFNEHCGWMHTSSQADSMDEYLETIELKDGKPYYRYGQKLRPVQVATVSIPYLQDGKIARRQFTTYRTHHGPVVGQQADNKWVTVRMMDTPLQALEQSYLRTKATDYASFRKVMKLNGNASNNTVFADSKGTIAYWHGNFMPRRDPQFDWSQPVDGSNPQTDWKGLHKVEDIVQVMNPASGWIQNCNSTPFTVSGPSSPDKSKYPAYMAPDAENYRGINAVRVLSQKPVFTLDTLIAAAKDPYLPGFEELLPALAKDFQFVTDSPNPPEGEVVEAMKTLQAWDKRYGKVSVGQTLATYWGERLLRLARPRVPAGQVLDYISLVKFTIANTTPQEKVTALQETVDELTRDFGTWRMPWGEVNRFQRLTGNIQETYDDQKPSLPVAFTSSAWGSLAAFGSRAYPGTKKRYGSVGNSFIAVVEFGPRVKARSVLAGGNNNQPTSPHFTDQAGLYAEENFKEVWFYPEDVKQHAERTYSPGQ is encoded by the coding sequence ATGCGTTCCTTCCTAGCCCTGGGCCTTTTGCTGGCCGCTACCGGAGTACAAGCCCAAGCGTTCAGCCCCGCCGAAATTGCCCGCTGGCAGCAGCAAGCCAAGCAGGTAACCATCACGCGCGACACCTGGGGCGTGCCGCACGTACAGGGCCGCACCGATGCCGACGCGGTGTTCGGGCTGCTATATGCTCAATGTGAGGATGATTTTGCGCGGGTGGAAATGAACTACCTCGATGCCATCGGCCGGCTGGCCGAGGTAGAGGGCGAGTCGGCTATATACCACGATTTGCGCGCCCGCCTGTTCATGGACAGCACCCAGGCCGTTCGTCTCTACAAGAAAAGCCCGGGCTGGATGAAGCAGCTACTCAATGCCTTCGCCGACGGCACCAATTACTACCTCTACACCCACCCCAAAGTCCAGCCCAAGCTGCTACGGCGCTTCCAGCCCTGGATGCCTTTGATGTTTAGCGAGGGTAGTATTGGGGGCAATATCAGCGTAGTGCCCCTGGAGCGGCTGAAAAACTTCTACGGCAACCGGAAATCGACCTCCTGGCAGTGGCCCGATTTTGAGAAGGCCGAGCGGGAACCGGTGGGCTCCAACGGCTTTGCGGTGGCTCCGGCTAAAAGCGCCAGCGGCCACGCCCTGCTGCTCATCAACCCGCACACGTCATTCTATTTCCGCCCCGAGGTGCAGGTAAGCAGCGAAGCGGGCCTGAACGCCTACGGGGCCGTGACGTGGGGGCAATTCTTTGTGTATCAGGGCTTCAATGAGCACTGCGGCTGGATGCACACCTCCAGCCAGGCCGATTCCATGGATGAGTACCTGGAAACCATTGAGTTGAAAGACGGCAAGCCCTACTACCGCTATGGCCAGAAGCTGCGGCCCGTGCAGGTAGCTACCGTTTCCATTCCCTATCTGCAGGATGGCAAAATCGCGCGGCGGCAGTTTACTACCTACCGCACCCACCACGGCCCGGTGGTTGGCCAACAGGCCGACAACAAATGGGTGACGGTGCGCATGATGGACACGCCGCTGCAGGCCCTGGAGCAGTCGTACCTGCGCACGAAGGCCACCGACTACGCCAGCTTCCGGAAGGTGATGAAGCTCAACGGCAACGCCTCCAACAACACGGTATTTGCCGACAGCAAGGGCACCATTGCCTACTGGCACGGCAACTTCATGCCCCGCCGCGACCCGCAGTTCGACTGGAGCCAGCCCGTGGATGGCAGCAACCCCCAAACCGACTGGAAGGGTCTGCACAAAGTCGAAGACATTGTGCAGGTGATGAACCCCGCCAGCGGCTGGATTCAGAACTGCAACTCTACCCCCTTCACCGTCTCAGGCCCCAGCAGCCCCGATAAGAGCAAGTACCCCGCCTATATGGCCCCCGACGCCGAGAATTACCGCGGCATTAATGCAGTGCGGGTGCTCAGCCAGAAACCAGTGTTTACCCTGGATACGCTGATTGCCGCCGCCAAAGACCCCTACCTCCCCGGTTTTGAGGAACTGCTGCCGGCGCTGGCTAAGGATTTCCAGTTCGTGACGGACAGCCCTAACCCGCCGGAGGGTGAGGTAGTGGAAGCCATGAAAACCCTGCAGGCCTGGGATAAACGCTACGGCAAAGTCTCCGTAGGCCAGACGCTGGCTACTTATTGGGGTGAGCGGCTGTTGCGTCTGGCTCGTCCGCGCGTACCAGCCGGGCAGGTGCTGGACTACATCAGCCTCGTTAAGTTTACCATTGCCAACACCACGCCCCAGGAGAAGGTAACGGCCCTGCAGGAAACCGTGGACGAGCTAACCCGCGACTTTGGCACCTGGCGCATGCCCTGGGGCGAGGTAAACCGCTTCCAGCGCCTCACCGGCAACATCCAGGAAACCTACGACGACCAAAAGCCCAGCCTGCCAGTGGCATTTACCTCGTCGGCCTGGGGGTCGTTGGCGGCCTTTGGCTCCCGGGCCTACCCCGGCACCAAGAAGCGGTACGGCAGCGTCGGGAATAGCTTTATTGCGGTGGTGGAGTTCGGGCCGCGCGTTAAAGCCCGCTCCGTGCTGGCGGGCGGTAACAACAACCAGCCTACTTCCCCGCACTTCACCGACCAAGCCGGGCTGTACGCCGAGGAGAACTTCAAAGAAGTGTGGTTCTACCCCGAAGACGTAAAGCAACACGCCGAGCGCACCTACTCGCCGGGGCAGTAG
- a CDS encoding DUF1080 domain-containing protein, producing the protein MRKSTTLVCGAILLLISTSSVAPEGWEPLLDKNLSKWQTFQSYRHQVGYRGQQPTDAQGKPLAPIGYGKNEANVFSVVMQEGEPVLRISGEIYGCVFTKQDFRNYALKLKVKWGTKKWTPRLDEPLDSGILYNSQGECGVDYWRSWMLSQEFQVSEYQKGNAMGDFWCIANSTADIRAAYNKTRDTLRYNATAAPVTMGRGGPGFCQASANYEVPNGQWNELELINVNGQSVHIVNGHVVLAVNNSGAIVNGQRQPLTYGKIQLQSEAAEVFYKDILIKPLDTMPAEYAKYFK; encoded by the coding sequence ATGAGAAAATCTACTACCCTGGTTTGCGGGGCCATCTTGCTGCTAATCTCTACCTCCTCGGTAGCGCCCGAAGGGTGGGAGCCGCTGCTAGACAAAAATCTGAGTAAGTGGCAGACGTTTCAGAGCTACCGCCATCAGGTGGGCTACCGGGGCCAGCAGCCCACCGACGCCCAGGGCAAGCCGCTGGCGCCCATCGGCTACGGCAAAAATGAGGCAAACGTCTTTTCCGTAGTAATGCAGGAAGGTGAGCCGGTACTGCGCATCAGCGGCGAGATATACGGCTGCGTTTTCACGAAGCAGGATTTCCGCAACTACGCCCTCAAGCTGAAGGTGAAATGGGGAACCAAGAAGTGGACGCCCCGCCTCGATGAACCCCTCGACAGTGGCATCCTGTATAACAGCCAGGGCGAGTGCGGGGTCGATTACTGGCGCAGTTGGATGCTCAGCCAAGAGTTTCAGGTGTCGGAATACCAGAAGGGCAACGCCATGGGCGACTTCTGGTGCATTGCCAACTCCACCGCCGACATCCGGGCCGCCTACAACAAAACCCGGGACACGCTCCGCTACAACGCCACGGCCGCCCCCGTGACCATGGGCCGCGGGGGGCCCGGCTTCTGTCAGGCTTCGGCGAATTATGAAGTACCGAACGGCCAGTGGAATGAGCTGGAACTCATCAACGTAAACGGCCAGAGTGTGCACATCGTGAATGGCCACGTTGTGCTGGCCGTGAATAACTCCGGAGCCATTGTAAATGGGCAGCGCCAACCGCTGACTTACGGCAAAATTCAGCTGCAAAGCGAAGCCGCCGAGGTGTTCTACAAAGACATCCTCATCAAGCCCCTGGACACCATGCCCGCCGAGTACGCCAAGTATTTCAAGTAG